One window of Nymphaea colorata isolate Beijing-Zhang1983 chromosome 1, ASM883128v2, whole genome shotgun sequence genomic DNA carries:
- the LOC116254443 gene encoding endochitinase 4-like, translating into MKSYTQFLGFVLVALLLEVVLAQDTPSTIVTSDFFNSLLPAGGCEGNGFYNYDSFISAANSFDGFGTTGGSDVQKRELAAFLANVMHETGSFCYINEQNPPSIYCDPSNQQYPCASGKSYFGRGPLQLSWNYNYGAAGQAIGFDGLNNPEIVAQDPSISFQTAVWFWMSDSNCHQGITTDGGFGSTISAINSGECGGGNPAAVQSRVSFYQQFCGQFGVDPGQNIDC; encoded by the exons ATGAAGAGCTACACACAGTTTCTTGGGTTTGTTCTTGTGGCTCTTCTCCTGGAAGTGGTCTTGGCCCAGGACACTCCAAGCACAATCGTCACTTCCGATTTCTTCAATAGCCTCCTACCTGCAGGTGGTTGTGAGGGAAACGGCTTCTATAACTATGATTCCTTCATATCCGCCGCAAATAGTTTCGACGGCTTTGGCACCACCGGCGGCAGCGACGTTCAAAAGAGGGAGTTAGCTGCTTTCCTTGCTAATGTCATGCATGAAACGGGAA GCTTCTGCTACATAAACGAACAAAACCCTCCCAGCATCTACTGCGATCCAAGCAACCAGCAGTATCCTTGCGCTTCAGGCAAAAGTTACTTTGGCAGAGGACCTTTGCAGCTATCATG GAACTACAACTATGGTGCAGCTGGGCAGGCCATTGGGTTCGATGGATTGAACAACCCAGAGATTGTGGCCCAGGATCCCAGCATATCTTTCCAAACAGCGGTGTGGTTCTGGATGTCCGACAGCAACTGCCACCAAGGGATCACCACAGACGGCGGCTTTGGCTCCACCATCAGTGCCATTAACAGTGGTGAGTGTGGCGGAGGAAATCCAGCAGCAGTACAGTCCAGGGTCAGCTTCTATCAACAGTTCTGCGGGCAATTCGGCGTAGACCCTGGCCAGAACATCGACTGCTAG
- the LOC116254470 gene encoding endochitinase 4-like produces the protein MKSYTQFLGFVLVALVLEVGLAQDTPRTIVTSDFFNTLLPQDGCEGKGFYNYDSFISAAESFNGFGTTGGTDVQKRELAAFLANVMHETGSLCYINEQNPGSNYCDQSNQQYPCAAGKSYFGRGPLQLSWNYNYGAAGQAIGFDGLNNPEIVAQDASISFKTAVWFWMSNSNCHQGITTGSGFGSTIRAINSGECGGGNPATVQSRINFYQRFCQQFGVDPGQNLYC, from the exons ATGAAGAGCTACACACAGTTTCTTGGGTTTGTTCTTGTAGCTCTTGTCCTGGAAGTGGGCTTGGCCCAGGACACTCCAAGGACAATCGTCACTTCTGATTTCTTCAATACCCTCCTTCCTCAAGATGGTTGTGAGGGAAAAGGCTTCTATAACTATGATTCATTCATATCCGCAGCAGAAAGTTTCAATGGCTTTGGCACCACCGGCGGCACCGACGTTCAAAAGAGGGAGTTAGCTGCTTTCCTTGCTAATGTCATGCATGAAACAGGAA GCTTGTGCTACATAAATGAACAAAACCCTGGCAGCAACTACTGTGATCAAAGCAACCAGCAATATCCTTGTGCTGCAGGGAAAAGTTACTTTGGCAGAGGACCACTGCAGCTATCATG GAACTACAACTATGGCGCAGCTGGCCAGGCCATTGGCTTCGACGGCTTGAACAACCCAGAGATCGTGGCCCAGGATGCAAGCATATCTTTCAAGACAGCAGTGTGGTTCTGGATGTCCAACAGCAACTGCCACCAAGGGATCACAACAGGTAGTGGCTTTGGCTCCACCATCAGAGCCATTAACAGTGGTGAGTGCGGCGGAGGAAATCCAGCAACAGTACAGTCGAGGATCAACTTCTACCAGAGGTTCTGCCAGCAGTTCGGGGTAGACCCAGGCCAGAACCTCTACTGCTAG
- the LOC116254477 gene encoding endochitinase 4-like: MKSYTQFLGFVLVALVLEVGLAQDTPRTIVTSDFFNTLLPQDGCEGKGFYNYDSFISAAESFNGFGTTGGTDVQKRELAAFLANAMHETGSLCKINETLDPSVHCDQSYQIYPCAPGKSYFGRGPLQLSWNYDYGAAGQAIGFDGMNNPEIVGKDAGIYLSRQQWFWMSNCNCHQGITSGGGFGSTIRAINSGECGGGNPGKVQSRVSFYQRFCQQLGVDPGQNIDC, from the exons ATGAAGAGCTACACACAGTTTCTTGGGTTTGTTCTTGTAGCTCTTGTCCTGGAAGTGGGCTTGGCCCAGGACACTCCAAGGACAATCGTCACTTCTGATTTCTTCAATACCCTCCTTCCTCAAGATGGTTGTGAGGGAAAAGGCTTTTATAACTATGATTCCTTCATATCTGCCGCAGAAAGTTTCAACGGCTTTGGCACCACCGGCGGCACCGACGTTCAAAAGAGGGAGCTAGCTGCTTTCCTTGCTAATGCCATGCATGAAACAGGAA GCCTCTGCAAGATCAACGAAACGTTAGATCCTTCTGTACACTGCGATCAAAGCTACCAGATATATCCTTGTGCTCCAGGCAAAAGTTACTTTGGCAGAGGACCGTTGCAGCTATCATG GAACTACGACTATGGTGCAGCGGGGCAGGCCATTGGCTTCGACGGCATGAACAACCCAGAGATCGTGGGGAAGGATGCAGGCATATATCTTTCAAGACAGCAGTGGTTCTGGATGTCCAACTGCAACTGCCACCAAGGGATCACCTCAGGCGGTGGCTTCGGCTCCACCATCAGAGCCATCAACAGTGGTGAGTGCGGCGGAGGAAATCCAGGAAAAGTACAGTCCAGGGTCAGCTTCTACCAGCGGTTCTGCCAGCAGTTAGGCGTAGACCCAGGGCAGAACATCGACTGCTAG